Proteins encoded in a region of the Marmota flaviventris isolate mMarFla1 chromosome 3, mMarFla1.hap1, whole genome shotgun sequence genome:
- the Il2rb gene encoding interleukin-2 receptor subunit beta, producing the protein MAAPALSWCHLLLLLLPLASAVVNDTSQLSCFYNSKANISCEWSREGGPQGVSCQLHAKSNVRPWNKTCELSPGRQASWACDLVLGKPDSQPVNSVDVLNISVVCWEDGRWRLLKSQAFRPFHSMRLLAPDSLQVLEVGTHTCNVTWRTSLVSHYIESYLEFEVRTRSPGHSWEEAALLSLRQQQQWIWLEQLTPRTPYELQVRVRPQRGDHTVWSPWSQPLAFRTRPAAPGKEPLPLPWFSHTILGLGVAVGLMVSVYFLANFGYIGPWLKKVLKCRIPDPSEFFSQLSSEHGGDLQKWLCSPLPSTSFSPGGPAAEISPLEVLDKDAKATQLLLLQQDKAPSPSPSGHSQTSCFTNQGYFFFHLPDALEIEPCQVYFTFDPCAEEEPEEGGPGVPTGSPLPPLPPANGDEDAYCTFPPGDDLLLFSPGLLGGSPNTAPGGRGASAERPPSSLQEGAPQDWGPQSLGPLVRAAPNLVDSQSSMELVLGEAGREDPAPGPREGADSCLASPPGQGWVRAPTSGLALNTDAYLSLQELQGQDPAHLV; encoded by the exons ATGGCAGCCCCTGCTCTGTCCTGGtgtcacctcctcctcctcctcctgcctctggcgTCTGCAGTGGTGAATG ACACTTCGCAGCTCTCGTGCTTCTACAACTCCAAAGCCAACATCTCCTGCGAGTGGAGCCGGGAGGGGGGCCCGCAGGGCGTGTCCTGCCAGCTCCACGCCAAGTCCAACGTCCG GCCCTGGAACAAGACCTGCGAGCTGTCCCCGGGCAGGCAGGCGTCCTGGGCCTGTGACCTGGTCCTCGGGAAGCCGGAT TCCCAGCCCGTGAACTCGGTGGACGTCCTCAACATCAGCGTGGTCTGCTGGGAGGACGGGCGGTGGCGCCTGCTGAAGAGCCAGGCCTTCAGGCCCTTCCACAGCA TGCGCCTCTTGGCCCCCGACTCCCTCCAGGTCCTCGAGGTTGGGACCCACACATGCAACGTGACCTGGCGCACCTCCCTGGTCTCCCACTACATCGAGTCCTACCTGGAGTTTGAGGTCCGCACGCGGTCCCCGGGCCACAGCTGGGAG gagGCCGCCCTGCTGAGTCTCAGGCAGCAGCAGCAATGGATCTGGCTGGAGCAGCTCACCCCGCGCACCCCGTATGAGCTGCAGGTGCGGGTCAGGCCCCAGCGAGGCGACCACACTGTGTGGAGCCCCTGGAGCCAGCCGCTGGCCTTCAGGACGAGGCCTGCAG CCCCTGGGAAggagcccctgcccctgccctggttCAGCCACACCATCCTGGGCCTCGGGGTTGCCGTGGGCCTCATGGTCTCCGTCTACTTCCTGGCCAACTTCGGGTACATCGGGCCTTG GCTGAAGAAGGTTCTGAAGTGTCGCATCCCAGACCCCTCAGAGTTCTTCTCCCAGCTGAGCTCCGAGCACGGAGGAGACCTGCAG AAGTGGCTCTGCTCGCCCCTGCCCTCCACCTCCTTCAGCCCGGGCGGCCCCGCGGCCGAGATCTCGCCGCTGGAAGTGCTGGACAAGGAcgccaaggccacacagctgctCCTGCTGCAGCAGGACAAGGCGCCCTCGCCCTCGCCCAGCGGTCACTCGCAGACCAGCTGCTTCACCAACCAGGGCTACTTCTTCTTCCACCTTCCCGACGCCCTGGAGATCGAGCCCTGTCAGGTGTACTTCACCTTTGACCCCTGCGCGGAGGAGGAGCCCGAAGAGGGCGGGCCTGGGGTGCCCACGGGGTCGCCCCTGCCGCCCCTGCCGCCCGCGAACGGGGACGAGGATGCCTACTGCACCTTCCCCCCAGGGGATGACCTGCTGCTCTTCTCGCCCGGTCTCCTCGGAGGCTCCCCCAACACTGCCCCCGGGGGCCGTGGGGCCAGCGCAGAGAGGCCGCCCTCCTCCCTGCAGGAGGGAGCCCCCCAAGACTGGGGCCCCCAGTCCCTGGGGCCTCTTGTCCGGGCAGCCCCCAACCTGGTGGATTCCCAGTCCTCCATGGAGCTAGTcctgggagaggctgggagggaggaCCCTGCCCCCGGCCCCAGGGAAGGAGCCGACTCCTGCCTGGCCAGCCCTCCTGGGCAAGGCTGGGTCAGAGCCCCTACCTCCGGCCTGGCCCTGAACACGGATGCCTACCTGTCCCTCCAAGAACTCCAGGGTCAGGACCCAGCTCACCTGGTGTAG